In Candidatus Hydrogenedentota bacterium, one DNA window encodes the following:
- a CDS encoding ThuA domain-containing protein, protein QPTHPIMKGMPASFEVYDEIYQHTNWSRAVTDVLASLDVTSVDLNAKGVKRADKDFGIAWAHRYGNGRVYVNVLGHTKEVWDDVHFERMMVQGIHWTLGELPLDLPDNARTGPK, encoded by the coding sequence CAACCCACGCATCCAATCATGAAGGGAATGCCCGCGAGTTTCGAGGTCTACGACGAGATCTATCAGCACACGAATTGGAGCCGCGCGGTTACCGACGTGCTCGCCAGTCTCGATGTGACCAGCGTCGATCTGAATGCCAAGGGGGTGAAGCGGGCAGACAAAGATTTTGGGATTGCGTGGGCGCATCGCTACGGCAATGGCCGCGTCTACGTGAACGTCCTCGGACATACCAAGGAAGTCTGGGACGACGTCCATTTCGAGCGCATGATGGTTCAAGGCATTCACTGGACGCTGGGAGAACTGCCGCTCGACCTTCCCGACAACGCGCGTACCGGCCCCAAGTAG